From a region of the Tachypleus tridentatus isolate NWPU-2018 chromosome 1, ASM421037v1, whole genome shotgun sequence genome:
- the LOC143258623 gene encoding adult-specific rigid cuticular protein 15.7-like — protein MLAKIFVLCVLVAVAYGGLIPAHGLAGGSSIILQRQDDFGNYAFNYDIVDPLGATNGRWEAGDGYGNKRGAYSLNDIDGRARRVEYVADGAGFRAVVKTNEPGTAASAPAAAVVASSQPGVVAHGPAVVKTVVAAPAYGYGVPAFKYH, from the exons ATGCTCGCTAAG ATATTCGTTCTCTGCGTTCTGGTGGCCGTAGCCTATGGGGGACTGATCCCCGCACATGGTTTGGCTGGTGGTTCTAGCATCATTTTACAGAGACAGGAT GATTTCGGAAACTACGCCTTCAACTACGACATTGTTGATCCGTTGGGAGCCACCAACGGCCGCTGGGAAGCCGGAGACGGCTATGGTAACAAACGCGGAGCCTACAGTCTGAACGACATCGATGGCCGTGCCCGTAGAGTCGAGTACGTCGCTGATGGTGCCGGTTTCCGTGCCGTTGTCAAGACCAATGAACCAGGCACCGCCGCCAGTGCACCTGCTGCTGCCGTAGTGGCTTCTAGCCAACCAGGAGTCGTTGCTCACGGACCTGCCGTCGTAAAAACCGTTGTAGCAGCCCCCGCCTACGGCTACGGCGTGCCTGCTTTCAAATATCACTAA
- the LOC143258626 gene encoding adult-specific rigid cuticular protein 15.7-like: MIAKIAVLCALVAVAHGGLYHGLAGGSSVSSRRQDDFGNYAFNYDIVNSLGATNGRWEAGDGYGNKRGAYSLTDIDGRARRVEYVADGAGFRAVVKTNEPGTAASAPAAAVVASSQPGVVAHGPAVVKSHFAAGAYGVPAYAGGFYGAGLFKYH; encoded by the exons ATGATTGCTAAG ATTGCTGTTCTCTGCGCCCTAGTGGCCGTCGCTCATGGTGGACTGTACCACGGTTTGGCAGGTGGCTCTAGTGTCAGTTCTCGCAGACAGGAC GATTTTGGAAACTACGCCTTTAACTACGACATTGTAAACAGTTTGGGAGCCACCAACGGCCGCTGGGAAGCCGGAGACGGCTATGGTAACAAACGCGGAGCTTACAGTCTGACTGACATCGATGGCCGAGCCCGTAGAGTCGAGTACGTCGCTGATGGTGCCGGTTTCCGTGCCGTTGTCAAGACCAATGAACCAGGCACCGCCGCCAGTGCACCTGCTGCTGCCGTAGTGGCTTCTAGCCAACCAGGAGTCGTTGCTCACGGACCTGCTGTCGTGAAGTCTCACTTTGCTGCTGGTGCCTATGGCGTCCCAGCTTATGCTGGTGGATTTTACGGTGCCGGATTGTTCAAATATCATTAA